The region GGGAGGGGCGTGGCCACGCTGATTACCACGACCCCCGAACTGGAGGGGCGGTCGTTCGGCACGAACGTAATGGAGGGCCTGCTCGTGGCGCTGTCCGGCAAACCGGCGACAGAGATCACCCCGGCGGATTACCTGGAACTCATAGACAAAATCGGGTTCGTCCCCAGGATCGAACGCCTATCGCGTTAGGGGACGCCCGGTGGGAGGACGGAGCAGAATTGCCTGAGACTGAACTTACCGTAACACATCCTTTTGCGGAGCACGTTAACCCGCACCTCGCGCGGCTCTTGAAGAAGATCAACATGGACAAGTCGTTCGTGCGCGGCGAGGGCTGTTACCTTTACGACTCGGAAGGAAGGCGCTACGTGGACCTCATAGCGTCCTACGGGGCGCTGCCGTTCGGCTTCAACCCGCCCGCGATCTGGGACGCGATTCTCGCGGTTCGCGATACGCTCGAACCCAGTTTCGTGCAGCCGTCGTACCTGAACGCCGCCGGCGAACTCGCCCGGCGGCTCGCGAGCGTCGCGCCCGGCGGGCTGTCGCGCGTGACATTCACGAACAGCGGGGCGGAGGCGGTGGAGGCCGCCATAAAGGCGTGCAGGGCAGCCACGGGCAGGCTGCGGATACTCGCCGCCAGGAACAGCTTCCACGGGAAGACCCTGGGCGCGCTCTCGGCCACCGGCAGAGAGGCGTACCAGAAAGTGTTCGGCGCCCCGGTCGAGGGGTTCGACTTTGTCCCGTACGGTGACGCGCAGGCCATTGAGGGTGTCTTCAAGTCCCGCGGCGGGGAGTACGCCGCGGTGATCCTCGAACCCATACAGGGGGAGGGTGGTATAGTGACGCCCCCGGCGGGCTTCCTCAAAGAGGTCCGCGAATTGTGCGACAGGTACGAGGTCCCGCTAGTCCTGGATGAGATCCAGACCGGCCTGGGTCGTACCGGCAGGCTCTTCGCTTGCGAGGAGGAGGGAGTCGTGCCCGACGTCATGCTCCTCGCGAAGGCGCTGGGCGGCGGGATAGTCCCGATAGGCGCTGTGCTGTGCTCCGAGCGGGTGTACACCGAGGAATTCGCCATGAAACACTCCTCCACGTTCGCGGGTAACACGCTGGCCTGCCGCGCCGGGATCGCCGCGCTCGATCTGCTGACCGCCGGTGAGTGCGCGCTGATCAAGCAAGTCAAGGCAAACGGCGCCGTGCTGAAGGAAGGGTTGGAGGACGTTCAGCGCAGGTACCCGCACGCCCTTCGCTCCATCCGCGGGCGTGGATTCATGCTGGGGCTCGAGTTCGGTATCACGCGGGACACGTTCACCGGCGGTCTTCTCGGGGTAATGGCGGAGCAGGAGCTGCTCACGCCGGTCGTGTCCAGTTACCTTTTGAACATAGAGGGCCTCCGGGTAGCTCCGACTTTGAACGGGGCTGATGTAATAAGGATCGAACCACCCCTCATCATGTCGGAGTCGCAGTGCAGGGAAGCGATCGAGGGGATAGGGCGAGCCGTGTCAGTGCTTGCCTCGGGCAACACCGCTCGTCTCCTGAGCCACCTCGTGGCGGGGGCGGGGCGGGGATCCGGCGCGGTGACGGGGGCGGCAGGGCGCGGTGGCGAGCGGGTCGCGCCCGCGGCGCCATCGCCTCATATCGAGCCCGGACCGTCAGGCGACCCGCAGGAGGGGCGATTCGCGTTCCTCCTACACCCGCTCACGCTCAGGAATTACCCCGAGTTCGACGAGAGCCTCTCCGCGTTCAGTGAACCAGAGCTCGGGGAACTGGCGGAGCGGTGGAACGACCTCGTGGAGCCGTTCGTCCTGTCGCGCGCGAGGGTTGTGTCGAAGACGGGAGCATCCGCGTACGGCGAGTTCATCGCTGTACCGCGGACCACTGAGCAGCTCCTCGAGCGGAGCCGAGACGACGTACTCGGCATAATCAAGCGTGCGGTCGAGCTGGCGAGAGCCAACGGCGCGAGGGTCGTCGGACTGGGGGCGTACACGTCGATAGGTTCGCGGGGAGGCCGCGACCTGCTCGGCGAGGGCGTGGCGGTGACTACGGGTAACAGCTATACCGTCGTTTCGGCGGTAGAGGCCGTCGCGAGGTCGCTCGAGCGGCTGGGCGTCGACCCGCTCGACACGACAATGTGCGTGGTCGGCGCCACGGGCTCCATCGGCCGCGCGACCGCGATTCTCCTCTCGGAGTTCGCGCCGCGCCTGGCTCTCGTCGGCAACCCCAGGTGGCCGGATAGAAGCCGCAGGCGGCTTCTCGAAGTGGGCGCGGGCGCGTGCAGGCACCTGTCCGGCCAGATCAGGAAGGGTAGGGTTTTTTCGCGGGGCAGCATCGGAGACTGGATCCAGGCGCGCGGTATCCCCGCGGAAGACTGCGCGGCAGGGGATTACGCCGCAATAGCCGCGGGGCTCGAGCGGGATGGGCTGCTGACAGTCACCACCGATTCCGACAGGTGCGTGGCAATGTCCGACGTCGTCGTGACCGCCACCAGCACGCTCGCCACCCTGGTCACCCCGGGGAACGTGAAGTCCGGGGCAGTCGTGTGCGACCTTTCGAGGCCGCCCAACGTTAGCCGCGAGATCAGCGAATCGAGGCCCGACGTCCTCGTCATCGACGGCGGGGTCGTGGCGCTGCCCGGGCTTCCGTCGCTCGGGTGGAATTTCGGCTTCGAGCAGGGCCTGGCCTACGCCTGCATGGCCGAAACCATTATGCTCGCGCTGGAGCATCACTACGAGCACACCAGCATCGGGCTGGACCTCGACATAGACAGGGTAACGTTCATGCGCGAACTCGCCGCCAAACACGGGTTCGGGCTGGCGGACCTGCGGAGCTTCGACAGGCCGCTGTCCCCCGCGGAATGGGAGAAGGTCGTGGCGGCGCGCCGGAGAGGCGGCCTGGCGGGGGAATTCGTGACGCGGGTCACGGCGGGCTAGGGTTTCACCTGGGCAGGGGGCGCTGCGCCCGTCAGCAGGCGGGGCAGCGCCTCAATACTGCATCTCGTGAAATTTGTCTCAGAGCGTGCAAAAAAGTCCTC is a window of Bacillota bacterium DNA encoding:
- a CDS encoding aminotransferase class III-fold pyridoxal phosphate-dependent enzyme; the encoded protein is MDKSFVRGEGCYLYDSEGRRYVDLIASYGALPFGFNPPAIWDAILAVRDTLEPSFVQPSYLNAAGELARRLASVAPGGLSRVTFTNSGAEAVEAAIKACRAATGRLRILAARNSFHGKTLGALSATGREAYQKVFGAPVEGFDFVPYGDAQAIEGVFKSRGGEYAAVILEPIQGEGGIVTPPAGFLKEVRELCDRYEVPLVLDEIQTGLGRTGRLFACEEEGVVPDVMLLAKALGGGIVPIGAVLCSERVYTEEFAMKHSSTFAGNTLACRAGIAALDLLTAGECALIKQVKANGAVLKEGLEDVQRRYPHALRSIRGRGFMLGLEFGITRDTFTGGLLGVMAEQELLTPVVSSYLLNIEGLRVAPTLNGADVIRIEPPLIMSESQCREAIEGIGRAVSVLASGNTARLLSHLVAGAGRGSGAVTGAAGRGGERVAPAAPSPHIEPGPSGDPQEGRFAFLLHPLTLRNYPEFDESLSAFSEPELGELAERWNDLVEPFVLSRARVVSKTGASAYGEFIAVPRTTEQLLERSRDDVLGIIKRAVELARANGARVVGLGAYTSIGSRGGRDLLGEGVAVTTGNSYTVVSAVEAVARSLERLGVDPLDTTMCVVGATGSIGRATAILLSEFAPRLALVGNPRWPDRSRRRLLEVGAGACRHLSGQIRKGRVFSRGSIGDWIQARGIPAEDCAAGDYAAIAAGLERDGLLTVTTDSDRCVAMSDVVVTATSTLATLVTPGNVKSGAVVCDLSRPPNVSREISESRPDVLVIDGGVVALPGLPSLGWNFGFEQGLAYACMAETIMLALEHHYEHTSIGLDLDIDRVTFMRELAAKHGFGLADLRSFDRPLSPAEWEKVVAARRRGGLAGEFVTRVTAG